The following nucleotide sequence is from Paenibacillus andongensis.
CCTATGTCATCGATAAGCGCTGGAACGTTTCCGCATGGAACCAAATGACGAATAAGGTATGTGGGGACTTTAAACAAGCGACAGAGATCGAGAGAAATATCCTTTGGCGCGTGTTCATGATGAAGGATAAGCAAGCTCGCATTGTTAATTGGGAAAACGTTGCCACCATGCTGTTAGCTCATTTCAGAAGCCGATATGCCTTATACATGAATGATTCGTGGTATCAGGAATTAGTTAACATGTTATATGCCGGGAGTGAGGAGTTCAGGGAGTGGTGGGGGAGACATGAGGTTTCCGGAAATTCGGAAGGAGAAAAATTGATCCAACATCCTGAAGCAGGCCTGTTGACATTTCGTTACAATAATTTCACAGTTTCTGAAAGCGGTGACTTCGTGATGAGGGTATTCACACCAATCGAAAACACTGGAACTGATGAACGGTTAGAAGATTTATTGTCTGAGTTTCGTTCGGGCAGTCTATAATCTACATCTCTCACCTATTCGAACACTGATACATCTCTAAATTCCTTATACACATCTTTATTCCGATCCTCATTCCCATCTACATTCCCAACTCTTCATGCAAATCTTCAACACAGTCCTCATTCCCAGACTCATTCCTCAACTCTTCATGTACTTTTTCACCACAATCCTCATTCCCATTGGATTAGATACAGTGTTTTCGAAGATTGAGTGTGGGAATGGCTGCCTCATTGGATATTTTCCAATGTGAGTAAGAATTGTGAATTGAGTTATGAGTAGTTTGTAGTTTATAAGAGTTTGAGTAGTTAGTAAGTCTAGTTAGTAGAGTAGTGAGAGAAATAGAAGTGGCGTTTGCCCAGGAGAAGGTTGTACAAAGGCAAAGATGGATCAAGCTTCCCTGATCCTCATAAATCGCCGACGAGGACGGACTTATGATACACTGAACTATATATGTAAGCAGCAAGGGGAAATGATGAAGATGAAACTTGTATCCTGGAACGTTAATGGGTTGAGAGCATGCGTCAATAAAGGGTTCATTGATTATTTCGAGCAAAAGGAGGCAGATATCTTCTGTCTTCAAGAGACGAAGCTGCAGGAAGGACAGATCAACCTAGAACTAGGCGAAGCCTATACACAATATTGGAATTATGCGGTTAAAAAAGGGTATTCTGGCACCGCCGTTTTCACAAGAATTCAACCGCTCTCGGTGAGATATGGTATGGAGGAGAATGAAGAGCCGGAGGGTCGGATCCTCACGTTGGAATTCGACAATTTCTATCTCGTGACCGTCTATACACCCAATGCGAAACGTGATCTCTCTAGGCTGGATTACCGTGTGGAGTGGGAGGATCGCTTTCGAAGCTACCTCTTGCAACTTGACGCCCAAAAGCCTGTTGTCGTTTGCGGTGATTTGAATGTTGCCCACCATGAAATTGACATCAAGAATGCCAAAGGAAATCTCAATAATTCAGGCTTTACCCCACAAGAACGCGGCAAAATGACGGAATTGTTGGATGCAGGATTTATCGATACGTTCCGACATCTCTACCCTGATCGGACTGATGTCTATTCGTGGTGGTCTAATATGCCAGGCGTAAGAGCCCGTAATGTGGGATGGAGAATCGATTATTTCCTGGCATCTACGAGACTAGGTCCTAAGATCATTGATGCTCAAATTGACTGCGATATATTGGGCAGCGATCATTGTCCTGTCGTATTGGAGCTCGATTGGAGTTAATGAAAGTAAATTCAAACGTTGAAAACGAGATTGGAGCGATTATTATATTATCCACATCCTTAGGGCGTTTGCGTCTAACAAGCTATATTGAAGGTATTTCTTATCTTTTTCTACTGTTT
It contains:
- a CDS encoding helix-turn-helix transcriptional regulator, with product MNSERRRKELADFLRTRRSRLSPHEAGLPIETSRRRTPGLRREEVASLSGISLPWYTALEQGRDIQVSEQVLESLVRTLQLSNDERNHLLVLANHAVLPHETVDESISPAIQQILDRMGTYPAYVIDKRWNVSAWNQMTNKVCGDFKQATEIERNILWRVFMMKDKQARIVNWENVATMLLAHFRSRYALYMNDSWYQELVNMLYAGSEEFREWWGRHEVSGNSEGEKLIQHPEAGLLTFRYNNFTVSESGDFVMRVFTPIENTGTDERLEDLLSEFRSGSL
- a CDS encoding exodeoxyribonuclease III, with the protein product MKLVSWNVNGLRACVNKGFIDYFEQKEADIFCLQETKLQEGQINLELGEAYTQYWNYAVKKGYSGTAVFTRIQPLSVRYGMEENEEPEGRILTLEFDNFYLVTVYTPNAKRDLSRLDYRVEWEDRFRSYLLQLDAQKPVVVCGDLNVAHHEIDIKNAKGNLNNSGFTPQERGKMTELLDAGFIDTFRHLYPDRTDVYSWWSNMPGVRARNVGWRIDYFLASTRLGPKIIDAQIDCDILGSDHCPVVLELDWS